A section of the bacterium genome encodes:
- a CDS encoding TonB C-terminal domain-containing protein, with protein sequence MEQGILKQIGGPPTLKNNKALQAIVASIVLHLLFILLFAYTATNLIQSPKSIPLSEKVELVEKENLPQQIVDLLQPETLKPNKDSQYLSDRNTYTEKETRQRSTQRNAKSSQEKSQEQSEKKNYNFSLSPEYILNDIRNQQSAMNAPQNYLPELELGNETLLNAQKFKYASFFIRMKRQLENVWSPRPIVFRYNLNGKFYNTKLSIRMDQNGHLIAVKIVDSSGNSSLDQEAVRSVQKAAPFLNPPAQLLDQNQQLYIPSWSFIVSKY encoded by the coding sequence TTGGAACAAGGAATTTTAAAACAAATTGGGGGACCCCCCACGCTTAAAAACAATAAAGCCCTACAGGCTATTGTGGCGTCTATTGTTTTACATTTATTGTTCATATTATTATTTGCTTACACAGCCACTAATCTTATCCAAAGCCCAAAAAGCATACCTTTATCTGAAAAAGTGGAGCTGGTAGAAAAAGAAAACTTACCCCAACAAATTGTTGACTTACTGCAACCAGAAACTCTAAAGCCTAATAAAGACAGCCAATATCTGAGTGATAGAAACACATATACAGAGAAAGAAACGCGCCAGCGCAGTACGCAACGCAACGCAAAAAGCTCTCAGGAAAAAAGCCAAGAACAGTCTGAAAAAAAGAACTATAACTTTTCTCTTTCTCCAGAGTATATCCTGAATGATATTCGTAATCAGCAAAGTGCCATGAACGCTCCGCAAAATTATCTTCCAGAACTGGAGCTTGGCAATGAAACCCTGCTCAACGCTCAAAAATTTAAATATGCTTCATTTTTTATACGGATGAAAAGACAGTTAGAAAATGTATGGTCACCAAGGCCTATTGTTTTTAGGTACAACCTCAATGGTAAGTTTTACAATACAAAACTAAGTATACGCATGGATCAAAATGGCCACTTGATCGCGGTTAAAATTGTAGACTCCTCAGGAAATAGCTCTTTAGATCAAGAAGCTGTTCGTTCTGTACAAAAAGCAGCGCCTTTTTTAAACCCACCTGCTCAGTTGCTTGATCAAAATCAGCAGCTGTATATTCCAAGTTGGAGCTTTATCGTTTCAAAATATTAA